A window of the Sphaerobacter thermophilus DSM 20745 genome harbors these coding sequences:
- a CDS encoding Ig-like domain-containing protein, whose amino-acid sequence MPAGGGGIAVNATWQSSSGKAAPPRITGVVKQAAPASSAFRGVTDGTMAMVDGYAGIPQADVAWGSSSTICSGSATDCNDLDAFLEGLPADVARELEFDGRSFLPIVQAGWFGWETVIHITNIDASGSGSSTAQLTFFGSSAASGTTIGPITVNVPRGTTTTIDVGSTLANNGYTGAFVGSVMISSSHAMVASATRVKAETQMALTNTATPLPYVEVDMDGDDLADGGAADYEPVGGGTYTLFAPLVFHNYNGWNTGINIANLSDSSNTVTVEVYGRDGSPLGTYSRNIAARGMEYVYIPEVSTLAANDFGTAVLSASQPFHAVVDEVKYETGEAMAFLAIPANARAGAARTGALGIPLFQKGLYDGASGDTSGLNLFNPSGQNAFGNVTFYNAVGAPQATVPFNLPARGTALIYAPEIAGLGDGQTTSAVVQTSSGAGVVTAVSNVVNYDVVEDGGAVFNVVNPLGQFRLVCTETGCGYLLLASDGSLQVMAPWKGGEPTSAPAAVKVEASATKLSVDDEVTITATVTDHLGRPVANTNVNFVVETTGLANQGIGSATTDGQGKATFKYKQQKVGKDKVTATATAGPVSGEIEIEWTAGAPKSVDLTVDKDEPQVEETVTFTATVKDQYENLVPGVEVAFTTDSTSVHPSENQKANTGTSGDTLGKATLAFTGKTKAGIDRWKATAGTASSSELTVTWKPGAPDSLTLEVDKKTPTVGDKVTFTATVKDKHGNPIPNLTVSFATTGADDVHDDAGGQAPTNASGVATYQFTDDTPQGTGTDHWTASIADGPSAGVDVVWRAGNPHRIGLTVQDDKTSPKAGEQVTLVATVYDVYDNVVDWFGDNGEKIFFRTQAGAVHPQSGYKDVTAGVAIFTVSETSVGQDVWEAVRDAITSNPVTIVWQPGDFTKIALTVDRTSQTVGSRVQFTATLQDTYGNTVDKDDEVTFVVTQGSNVGRSRKAVAVNGVAVRAYGPNQTEAGDQTWKATYGGVDSNEVTVTCLAGPADKVALEVDDTNPSVNGQIKLTAKVLDANGNPVTNASGTVTFETVDVDVDTNQSSIHKGATGTADLTNGQATWYFTGGTKTGVDHWQATFDGLSGQPSAPVTVTWGSAAAHHILLTTDQTDHTATAGTAVTLTATVKDQWDNVVTGQVGKIRFSQTGTPANSNAGDEVDLLNGEAQFQYTGTKAGQDQWQAQLVVDGSVVGDVDADQVTVTWVAGPAAQLLVTPEGTITRQVGGTARLVATVLDEFGNPVKDQTVTFKLTGTTREGVTPPDPLHSGTSNRNGRVIFDYKDVLVSGTDTITVTVDSLPETEVQRTVVWEPGPVATIELTFAPNPPTAGADVTVTATLKDQGGNAVPDTEVRLMSVPGSRNTVDLTATTGATGMASLTYTGATDSAEKTDTLWALASGDGGSVIVSNPLQITWTGPAPDSITLSVSKENPSADDTNVELTATLYAGATVADWIDSGTVVFSVASPKSTPQGTAEPDDSYVVTVIDGKATLLLDGNLAGTETWTAKFTPAGGAEISNDLAVTWSPGAVATVTLDARKSGATSDQWVETEFLSPWNDTVEFRVIVRDAKGNGIPNQTVTIQTTGGTAHHGQAGCSSGECQLTGTTGGTGGFSGTFTGEQAGYDDWAVTVDGKTATIRIVWEPEVTFEASTNGSTWTSSEPITASTNSRVDLRATITGFQCSALFDAGQPTVLGEKLLFEQNPRRSSVAFVKWECAGDPEVATATGWAEKTDAGEITFTVRLNLDGDSALNPTIGEVEKSVTVTWGP is encoded by the coding sequence GTGCCCGCCGGGGGTGGTGGCATCGCGGTGAACGCCACCTGGCAGTCGTCCTCCGGTAAGGCCGCTCCGCCGCGGATCACCGGTGTGGTCAAGCAGGCCGCCCCGGCCAGCAGCGCCTTCCGCGGCGTCACCGACGGCACCATGGCCATGGTAGACGGCTACGCCGGCATCCCGCAGGCCGACGTCGCCTGGGGCTCCAGCAGCACGATCTGCTCCGGCTCCGCGACCGACTGCAACGACCTCGATGCCTTCCTTGAGGGCCTGCCGGCTGACGTCGCCCGCGAGCTTGAGTTCGACGGTCGCAGCTTCCTCCCGATCGTTCAGGCCGGCTGGTTCGGCTGGGAGACCGTCATCCACATCACCAACATCGACGCCTCCGGCTCCGGATCGTCGACCGCCCAGCTCACCTTCTTTGGCAGCAGCGCGGCCAGCGGCACCACCATCGGCCCGATCACGGTCAACGTGCCGCGCGGCACCACGACGACGATCGACGTCGGCAGCACCCTGGCCAACAACGGCTACACCGGCGCGTTCGTCGGCTCGGTCATGATCTCCTCCTCGCACGCCATGGTCGCCAGCGCCACCCGCGTCAAGGCCGAGACCCAGATGGCGCTGACGAACACCGCCACCCCGCTGCCGTACGTGGAGGTCGACATGGATGGTGACGACCTCGCGGACGGCGGCGCGGCCGACTACGAGCCGGTCGGTGGCGGCACCTACACGCTGTTCGCTCCGCTGGTGTTCCACAACTACAACGGCTGGAACACCGGCATCAACATCGCCAACCTGTCTGATTCGTCCAACACCGTCACCGTCGAGGTCTATGGCCGTGACGGTAGCCCCCTCGGGACGTACTCCCGCAACATCGCCGCGCGCGGCATGGAGTACGTCTACATCCCCGAGGTGAGCACGCTCGCCGCGAACGACTTCGGCACCGCCGTCCTCTCCGCCTCCCAGCCGTTCCACGCGGTGGTGGACGAGGTCAAGTACGAGACCGGTGAGGCGATGGCCTTCCTGGCCATCCCGGCCAACGCCCGGGCGGGCGCGGCGCGCACCGGCGCGCTGGGCATCCCGCTCTTCCAGAAGGGTCTGTACGACGGCGCCAGCGGTGATACCTCGGGCCTGAACCTGTTCAACCCCAGCGGGCAGAACGCGTTCGGCAACGTGACCTTCTACAACGCGGTGGGAGCCCCGCAGGCGACGGTTCCCTTTAACCTGCCGGCCCGCGGCACCGCGCTTATCTACGCGCCGGAGATCGCCGGCCTGGGAGACGGCCAGACGACCTCGGCGGTCGTCCAGACCTCCTCCGGGGCGGGCGTTGTGACCGCCGTGTCGAACGTGGTCAACTACGATGTGGTTGAGGACGGCGGCGCGGTCTTCAACGTGGTCAACCCGCTCGGCCAGTTCCGCCTCGTCTGCACCGAGACCGGCTGCGGCTACCTGCTGCTCGCCTCGGACGGCAGCCTGCAGGTGATGGCGCCGTGGAAGGGCGGCGAGCCGACCTCGGCGCCCGCCGCGGTCAAGGTCGAGGCGAGCGCCACCAAGCTCTCGGTGGACGACGAGGTCACCATCACCGCAACGGTGACCGACCACCTGGGCCGCCCGGTGGCCAACACCAACGTGAACTTCGTCGTCGAGACCACCGGTCTCGCCAACCAGGGGATCGGTTCAGCGACGACCGACGGCCAGGGCAAGGCCACCTTCAAGTACAAGCAGCAGAAGGTCGGCAAGGACAAGGTCACGGCCACCGCCACGGCCGGCCCGGTGTCCGGCGAGATCGAGATCGAATGGACCGCCGGCGCGCCGAAGTCCGTGGACCTGACGGTCGACAAGGACGAGCCGCAGGTCGAAGAGACGGTGACCTTCACCGCGACGGTCAAGGACCAGTACGAGAACCTCGTGCCGGGCGTGGAGGTCGCCTTCACCACCGACTCGACCAGCGTCCACCCGAGCGAGAACCAGAAGGCGAACACCGGCACGTCCGGCGATACCCTCGGGAAGGCGACGCTGGCGTTCACCGGCAAGACCAAGGCGGGCATCGACCGCTGGAAGGCGACCGCTGGCACGGCGTCGTCCTCCGAGCTGACGGTTACGTGGAAGCCGGGTGCGCCCGACAGCCTGACGCTCGAGGTCGACAAGAAGACCCCGACCGTCGGCGACAAAGTGACCTTCACTGCGACGGTCAAGGACAAGCACGGGAACCCGATCCCGAACCTGACGGTCAGCTTCGCGACCACCGGCGCCGACGACGTGCATGACGACGCGGGGGGCCAGGCGCCGACCAACGCCAGCGGCGTCGCGACCTACCAGTTCACCGACGACACGCCGCAGGGCACCGGCACCGACCACTGGACGGCGTCGATCGCGGACGGACCCAGCGCCGGCGTCGACGTCGTGTGGCGCGCCGGGAACCCGCACCGCATCGGCCTGACGGTCCAGGACGACAAGACCAGCCCGAAGGCGGGCGAGCAGGTCACCCTGGTCGCGACCGTCTACGACGTGTACGACAACGTGGTCGACTGGTTCGGGGACAACGGCGAGAAGATCTTCTTCCGCACGCAGGCCGGTGCGGTTCATCCACAGAGCGGCTATAAAGACGTGACGGCCGGCGTCGCGATATTCACGGTTAGCGAAACGAGCGTCGGCCAGGACGTCTGGGAGGCGGTTCGCGACGCGATCACCTCCAACCCGGTCACGATCGTCTGGCAGCCGGGCGACTTCACCAAGATCGCGCTGACGGTCGACCGGACGAGCCAGACCGTAGGCAGCAGAGTTCAGTTCACGGCAACGCTGCAGGATACCTACGGCAACACGGTCGACAAAGACGACGAGGTGACGTTCGTCGTCACGCAAGGATCGAACGTCGGTCGCTCCCGCAAGGCGGTCGCCGTGAACGGCGTCGCAGTGCGCGCCTACGGCCCCAATCAGACGGAGGCCGGCGATCAGACCTGGAAGGCGACCTACGGCGGCGTCGACTCCAACGAGGTGACGGTGACCTGTCTTGCGGGCCCGGCCGACAAGGTAGCCCTCGAGGTCGACGACACCAACCCGTCGGTGAACGGGCAGATCAAGCTCACCGCCAAGGTCCTCGACGCCAACGGAAACCCGGTCACCAACGCGTCCGGCACGGTGACGTTCGAGACCGTCGACGTCGACGTTGATACGAATCAGTCGAGCATCCACAAGGGCGCGACGGGCACGGCGGACCTGACCAACGGCCAGGCGACCTGGTACTTCACCGGCGGCACCAAGACCGGCGTCGATCACTGGCAGGCGACGTTCGACGGGCTGTCAGGCCAGCCGTCTGCTCCCGTCACCGTGACCTGGGGCAGCGCGGCAGCGCATCACATCCTGCTGACGACGGACCAGACTGACCACACCGCCACGGCCGGCACAGCGGTGACGCTCACGGCGACCGTCAAGGACCAGTGGGACAACGTCGTCACCGGCCAGGTGGGGAAGATCCGTTTCTCCCAGACCGGTACGCCCGCCAACAGCAACGCTGGCGACGAGGTGGACCTCTTGAATGGCGAGGCCCAATTCCAGTACACCGGCACCAAGGCCGGGCAGGACCAGTGGCAGGCGCAGCTCGTGGTCGACGGCAGCGTCGTCGGCGACGTGGACGCGGACCAGGTGACCGTCACCTGGGTGGCTGGCCCGGCGGCGCAGCTGCTGGTGACGCCCGAAGGCACCATCACGCGGCAGGTCGGCGGTACCGCCCGCCTGGTCGCGACCGTGCTGGACGAGTTCGGCAACCCGGTCAAGGACCAGACCGTCACCTTCAAGCTGACGGGGACCACCCGCGAGGGCGTGACTCCGCCCGACCCCCTGCACAGTGGCACGAGTAACCGAAACGGCCGGGTGATCTTCGACTACAAAGACGTGCTCGTGAGCGGGACCGATACCATCACAGTTACGGTCGACTCGCTCCCCGAGACCGAAGTTCAGCGGACGGTCGTGTGGGAGCCGGGCCCGGTCGCGACGATCGAGTTGACGTTCGCGCCGAACCCGCCGACCGCGGGTGCGGATGTGACGGTGACCGCGACGCTGAAGGATCAGGGCGGCAACGCGGTTCCCGACACCGAAGTGCGGCTGATGAGCGTGCCGGGCAGCCGCAACACGGTCGATCTGACGGCGACCACCGGCGCCACGGGGATGGCCAGCCTGACCTATACCGGTGCCACGGATTCCGCGGAGAAGACCGACACGCTGTGGGCCCTGGCCAGCGGTGATGGCGGCTCGGTGATCGTGTCCAATCCGCTGCAGATCACGTGGACGGGCCCGGCACCGGACAGCATCACCCTGTCCGTGTCGAAGGAGAACCCGTCCGCCGACGACACGAACGTCGAGCTGACGGCGACGCTCTACGCCGGGGCCACGGTGGCGGACTGGATCGACAGCGGGACCGTCGTGTTCAGCGTGGCGTCCCCGAAGTCCACCCCGCAGGGGACCGCGGAACCTGACGACTCCTACGTCGTCACGGTGATCGACGGGAAGGCGACGCTGCTGCTCGACGGCAACCTGGCCGGGACCGAGACCTGGACGGCGAAGTTCACCCCTGCCGGCGGGGCGGAGATCAGCAACGATCTGGCCGTTACCTGGTCGCCGGGTGCGGTGGCAACGGTGACGCTCGATGCGCGGAAGAGTGGCGCTACGAGTGACCAGTGGGTCGAGACGGAGTTCCTAAGCCCGTGGAACGACACGGTGGAGTTCCGCGTCATCGTGCGCGACGCGAAGGGGAACGGGATTCCGAACCAGACCGTAACGATCCAGACCACCGGTGGCACAGCACATCATGGCCAAGCAGGCTGTAGCAGCGGCGAGTGCCAGCTGACCGGCACGACTGGTGGCACTGGCGGCTTCAGCGGGACCTTCACGGGCGAGCAGGCGGGGTACGACGACTGGGCCGTGACGGTCGACGGCAAGACCGCAACGATCCGGATCGTGTGGGAGCCGGAGGTCACGTTCGAGGCCTCGACCAACGGGAGCACCTGGACTTCATCAGAGCCCATCACCGCCTCGACGAACTCGCGCGTGGACCTGCGCGCCACGATCACCGGGTTCCAGTGCTCGGCACTGTTCGACGCGGGGCAACCCACCGTACTCGGCGAGAAGCTGCTGTTCGAGCAGAATCCCCGCCGGAGCTCGGTGGCTTTCGTCAAATGGGAGTGCGCCGGGGATCCGGAGGTAGCGACCGCAACGGGATGGGCAGAAAAGACTGACGCTGGGGAGATCACGTTCACGGTTCGGCTCAACCTGGATGGCGACTCTGCACTGAATCCGACCATCGGCGAGGTCGAAAAGTCCGTAACGGTCACCTGGGGGCCGTAG
- a CDS encoding aldo/keto reductase, translating into MEYRRLGSSGLFVSAIGLGGNTFGRFCDADQTARIVHQALDLGVNFIDTADLYSNGVSEEYIGRAIADRRDKVILATKTGFPLGEGPNDKGLSRRRIVASLEASLRRLGTDYVDVYYLHLPDPSTPIEESLRTLDDLARAGKIRYAACSNYAGWQIADMVGICERRGYVKPVVSQSLYNILDRGIEAEVIPACTHYGMSVVPYAPLAGGFLTGKYRRGEPVPAGTRGAASEAWQQQRLTERNFNALEALEGFAKEHGHTVAELAMAWLLAQPVVCSIIPGATSPEQVKANVAAGEWKLNADDLAEIDRRLEAAGAL; encoded by the coding sequence ATGGAGTACCGGCGCCTGGGTTCGAGCGGCCTGTTCGTCTCGGCCATTGGGCTCGGCGGCAATACGTTTGGACGATTCTGCGACGCCGATCAGACGGCCCGGATTGTCCACCAGGCGCTCGATCTGGGCGTCAACTTCATCGACACGGCCGATCTGTACTCGAACGGCGTCTCGGAGGAGTACATCGGCCGAGCCATCGCCGACCGGCGGGACAAGGTGATCCTGGCGACCAAGACCGGGTTCCCGCTCGGTGAGGGGCCGAACGACAAGGGGCTCTCCCGGCGCCGCATCGTAGCGAGCCTGGAGGCGAGCCTGCGCCGCCTGGGGACCGACTACGTGGATGTCTACTACCTCCACCTCCCCGACCCCTCAACGCCGATCGAGGAGAGCCTGCGGACCCTCGACGACCTCGCCCGCGCAGGCAAGATCCGCTACGCAGCCTGCTCGAACTACGCGGGCTGGCAGATCGCCGACATGGTCGGGATCTGCGAGCGGCGTGGCTATGTCAAGCCGGTCGTCAGTCAGTCGCTCTACAACATTCTCGACCGCGGCATCGAGGCGGAGGTCATTCCGGCCTGCACCCACTACGGGATGAGCGTGGTGCCCTACGCGCCGCTGGCAGGTGGGTTCCTGACCGGCAAGTACCGGCGGGGCGAGCCGGTGCCGGCCGGGACGCGCGGCGCGGCGAGCGAGGCGTGGCAGCAGCAGCGGCTGACCGAGCGGAACTTCAACGCGCTGGAGGCGCTGGAGGGCTTTGCGAAGGAGCACGGGCACACGGTCGCCGAGCTGGCGATGGCCTGGCTGCTGGCCCAACCGGTCGTCTGCTCGATCATCCCGGGCGCGACGAGCCCGGAGCAGGTCAAAGCCAACGTGGCCGCCGGGGAATGGAAGCTGAACGCCGACGACCTGGCCGAGATCGATCGGCGCCTCGAGGCCGCCGGCGCGCTGTAA
- a CDS encoding carboxymuconolactone decarboxylase family protein, whose product MTTRLDEFRAYRERMNARIAEIDHLGIKRFFSLDSGAYRDGALDGRTKELLGLVASTVLRCNDCIDYHLDQCVKAGWSDEEIYDALNVALVVGGSIVIPHLRHAVETLDLLRAEQ is encoded by the coding sequence ATGACCACGCGGCTGGACGAGTTCCGGGCCTACCGGGAGCGGATGAACGCGCGCATCGCGGAGATTGACCACCTGGGGATCAAGCGGTTCTTCAGCCTCGATTCGGGAGCCTACCGCGACGGCGCACTCGACGGGCGTACCAAGGAGCTGCTCGGACTGGTGGCCTCGACCGTCCTGCGCTGCAACGACTGCATCGACTACCACCTCGACCAGTGCGTCAAGGCCGGGTGGTCCGACGAGGAGATCTACGACGCGCTGAATGTGGCGCTGGTGGTCGGCGGCAGCATCGTCATCCCGCACCTGCGCCACGCCGTCGAGACGCTCGACCTTCTCCGTGCCGAACAGTAA
- a CDS encoding ABC transporter ATP-binding protein, whose translation MLRVEGAVTGYGRLAVLHDVSIEAAPGQITAVFGPNGSGKSTLVKAVAGLLPLWEGKIWLDEQDLTGLPAHQVVRRGVTLMPQGGGVFPQLTVLENLRLGGYVLDSTREVEERVNQLLDEYPALARRRNVAAGNLSGGEQMQLAIARALVSRPRFLLLDEPSAGLSPRLVAETLERVAALRERGVGILMVEQNIREALRIADVCYILVGGANRWQGTPADLRDDRQIMELYLGAAGA comes from the coding sequence ATGCTGCGCGTCGAGGGGGCGGTCACCGGCTACGGCAGGCTCGCCGTGCTGCATGACGTCTCGATCGAGGCGGCGCCCGGGCAGATCACCGCCGTCTTCGGTCCGAACGGCAGTGGGAAGAGCACGTTGGTCAAGGCGGTCGCCGGTCTCCTACCGTTGTGGGAAGGCAAGATCTGGCTCGACGAACAGGATCTGACCGGTCTCCCGGCGCATCAGGTGGTCCGTCGGGGCGTGACGCTGATGCCCCAGGGAGGCGGGGTCTTCCCGCAACTGACGGTGCTGGAGAACCTGCGGCTGGGCGGGTACGTGCTCGATTCGACGCGCGAGGTGGAGGAGCGTGTGAACCAACTCCTCGACGAGTACCCCGCGCTCGCCCGCCGCCGAAACGTCGCCGCCGGGAACCTAAGCGGTGGGGAACAGATGCAACTCGCGATCGCCCGCGCCCTGGTGAGCCGCCCGCGGTTTCTTCTGCTCGACGAGCCCTCGGCCGGGCTGTCACCCAGGCTCGTGGCCGAGACGCTGGAGCGCGTGGCTGCCCTGCGCGAGCGGGGCGTGGGCATCCTCATGGTGGAGCAGAACATCCGCGAGGCGCTGCGCATCGCCGACGTGTGCTACATCCTGGTCGGCGGCGCCAACCGCTGGCAGGGCACGCCGGCCGACCTGCGCGATGACCGGCAGATCATGGAACTCTACCTCGGGGCGGCGGGTGCGTAG
- a CDS encoding ABC transporter ATP-binding protein, producing MSVLELDQVSRAFGGIQAVDGVSLTVAPGEIVGIIGPNGSGKSTLFNLITGVYRPDTGRILFQSQDITGWRPYRIARLGVGRTFQIPTLFQHLTAYENLLAAAVEGDWRGAPRRADEVLHLLTLDHVRDERADNLSGGQQKLLELGRVLMRDPRLILLDEVTAGVHPRLREVILSAVRELRDAGTTFLVIEHDMELVRTICDRIVVMDFGQVVATGTFDEIAADPHVMEAYLGRGV from the coding sequence ATGAGCGTGCTGGAGCTCGACCAGGTGTCGCGCGCCTTCGGCGGGATCCAGGCGGTCGACGGCGTCAGCCTGACGGTCGCCCCGGGTGAGATCGTCGGCATCATCGGCCCGAACGGGAGCGGCAAGAGCACGCTCTTCAACCTCATCACCGGGGTGTACCGGCCGGATACCGGGCGGATCCTGTTCCAGTCGCAGGACATCACCGGGTGGCGACCGTACCGCATCGCCCGGCTGGGCGTGGGGCGAACCTTCCAGATCCCCACCCTGTTCCAGCACCTCACCGCCTACGAGAACCTGCTCGCCGCCGCGGTGGAGGGGGACTGGCGGGGGGCACCGCGCCGCGCGGACGAGGTGCTCCACCTGCTAACCCTGGACCACGTGCGGGACGAGCGTGCCGACAACCTCTCCGGCGGTCAACAGAAGCTGCTGGAGTTGGGGCGGGTGCTGATGCGCGACCCGCGGCTCATCCTGCTGGACGAGGTCACGGCAGGCGTCCACCCGCGGCTGCGGGAGGTCATCCTCAGCGCGGTCCGTGAGCTGCGCGACGCGGGCACCACCTTCCTCGTGATCGAGCACGACATGGAGCTGGTCCGCACGATCTGCGACCGCATCGTCGTCATGGACTTCGGTCAGGTCGTCGCCACGGGCACCTTCGACGAGATCGCCGCGGACCCGCACGTGATGGAGGCCTACCTGGGGAGGGGGGTCTGA
- a CDS encoding branched-chain amino acid ABC transporter permease, which translates to MGAAVPRIAPVLLGLAVLASLPFVLDPYWLRIATGILMWAGLACAWNIIGGYAGYISFGHSAFFGIGAYAAGILMGNRYGLPFGVALLVGVVAASVVAALIGWPTLRLRGAYFAIATWAFAEMLLQLANILDITGGTAGLTLPPLLDERFFFYAMLVAAVVTYGASYFLLERSRFGYRLKAVRDSEVAAESLGINTTLVKIQAFVLSAAIPAAFGSIYAYWITFINPTSVLGAYIADQMVVMVLLGGLGHFWGPAIGAVSMYLVNRIIWTEWANTTAYIAILGAVIAAVVLFLPDGLVSLWPGTRRLRLVRALARQMGRLSPRTGTAEEKP; encoded by the coding sequence ATGGGAGCGGCCGTGCCACGCATCGCGCCCGTCCTGCTCGGCCTCGCCGTGCTGGCCAGCCTGCCGTTCGTGCTGGACCCCTACTGGCTGCGCATCGCGACCGGGATCCTGATGTGGGCCGGGCTGGCCTGCGCCTGGAACATCATCGGCGGCTATGCGGGCTACATCAGCTTCGGCCACTCGGCGTTCTTCGGCATCGGAGCCTACGCAGCCGGGATTCTGATGGGCAACCGCTACGGCCTGCCGTTCGGCGTGGCGCTCCTGGTCGGGGTGGTGGCCGCGTCGGTCGTGGCGGCGCTGATCGGCTGGCCGACCCTGCGGCTGCGCGGCGCCTACTTCGCGATCGCCACCTGGGCCTTCGCCGAGATGCTGCTGCAACTGGCGAACATTCTCGACATCACCGGCGGGACCGCGGGTCTGACGCTCCCGCCGCTCCTCGACGAGCGGTTCTTCTTCTACGCGATGCTCGTCGCAGCGGTCGTGACCTACGGGGCCAGCTACTTCCTGCTGGAACGCTCGCGCTTCGGCTACCGGCTCAAAGCGGTGCGCGACAGCGAGGTGGCGGCCGAGAGCCTGGGGATCAACACGACGCTGGTGAAGATCCAGGCGTTCGTCCTCAGCGCGGCGATCCCGGCGGCTTTCGGCAGCATCTATGCCTACTGGATCACCTTCATCAACCCCACCAGCGTCCTCGGGGCCTACATCGCTGACCAGATGGTGGTGATGGTGCTGCTCGGCGGGCTGGGGCACTTCTGGGGACCGGCCATCGGCGCGGTCAGCATGTACCTGGTCAACCGGATCATCTGGACGGAGTGGGCCAACACCACGGCCTACATCGCCATCCTGGGCGCCGTGATCGCGGCGGTGGTCCTCTTCCTCCCGGACGGGCTGGTGAGCCTCTGGCCGGGCACCCGACGCCTGCGGCTCGTGCGGGCACTGGCGCGCCAGATGGGACGTCTGTCACCTCGGACCGGCACGGCGGAGGAGAAACCATGA
- a CDS encoding branched-chain amino acid ABC transporter permease has translation MTLLLQTIANGVLIGGLYVGIAIGFALAFGVLDVVDFAVGEWVMLGGFLGFYLWQWLGVDPFFLLPVAFLVFGVAGYLLAPLIYRVRSGSYARPALMALAFTFGISLIMRGSTLTLLGFNTRTVTTQVGQQTFMLGQIALPGLRVVAFAFALLVIAAFLIFLYRTRLGLAIRAVAQNRQTAGLMGIDVKRVSAIVYALYAALTGMVGVLMAAIYSVNAEVGIRYTLFAFFVVVLAGLGSISGVLAAGLFLGILEALSAVYVGGSYTYLIVFGVLYLALVVSPHGLLRRGARV, from the coding sequence ATGACGCTGCTGCTGCAGACGATCGCCAATGGGGTGCTGATCGGCGGGCTCTACGTCGGGATCGCGATCGGCTTCGCACTGGCGTTCGGTGTCCTCGACGTGGTCGACTTCGCGGTGGGCGAGTGGGTGATGCTCGGGGGCTTCCTCGGCTTCTACCTCTGGCAGTGGCTGGGCGTCGACCCGTTCTTCCTCTTGCCCGTTGCCTTCCTGGTGTTCGGCGTCGCGGGTTACCTGCTGGCGCCGCTGATCTACCGGGTGCGGAGCGGCAGCTACGCCAGACCGGCCCTGATGGCGCTGGCCTTCACCTTCGGCATCTCGCTCATTATGCGCGGGTCGACCCTGACGCTGCTCGGGTTCAACACGCGCACGGTCACCACCCAGGTGGGGCAGCAGACCTTCATGCTCGGGCAGATCGCGCTCCCGGGGCTGCGGGTCGTCGCCTTCGCCTTCGCGCTCCTCGTCATCGCCGCCTTTCTGATCTTCCTCTACCGCACCAGGCTGGGGCTCGCCATCCGCGCGGTCGCACAGAACCGGCAGACCGCGGGGTTGATGGGGATCGACGTCAAACGTGTCAGCGCCATCGTCTACGCCCTCTACGCCGCGTTGACCGGAATGGTCGGCGTGCTGATGGCGGCGATCTATTCGGTCAACGCTGAGGTGGGCATCCGCTACACGCTCTTCGCCTTCTTCGTGGTGGTGCTGGCCGGTCTGGGCTCGATCAGCGGCGTGCTGGCCGCCGGCCTGTTCCTGGGCATCCTGGAGGCGCTGTCGGCGGTCTACGTCGGGGGCAGCTACACCTACCTGATCGTGTTCGGCGTCCTCTACCTGGCCCTCGTCGTCTCGCCGCACGGCCTGCTGCGCCGGGGAGCGCGGGTGTGA